From the Trifolium pratense cultivar HEN17-A07 linkage group LG4, ARS_RC_1.1, whole genome shotgun sequence genome, the window TGAACACTTATTTATAAGCTAGTATTTCTATAACCAAAGAGAGAAAGTGGTTTGCTGGTTTTAATAAGCTATATTGAAGAGTTTCTTAAAATAAGCCGAAAACAACATATGAACACGCAATAACTATTTGAAACACTTATGCAAGTGTTTACCAATTGTCATAGCAGTAAAAGCTCTTTCAAGCACACCCTTTGGCGATTTTTCTGTTCTTTTAGTCCCTCTTTTACaaagattttattttcaattgttTCATTTGTGCAGGACCAATAAACTTACCAAGACGTTTGAACTCTGGCTTCTATTATGCTCATTCGGATTATCAAACAATTGCAGCCATAGAGAAAGTAGTGAAGCATGCAGAAACTTCAGGCTTATCTGAGCAACCAAGCTTCTATGACATATTATGCGGAGAAGGAGGAACCTACCGTGTCGGCAATAGCAAATGTGTGGAACCGGAAACAAACGTGACAGTACATTTCTTAGACAGAAACCTTTTTCCAAACGGTGCATACCAAAACCTGTGGcaagaaaaaaatgtcaaagCAGCATGTTTAAACAATGGATGTTATATTATTCACAACAATTGGATTAGTGGAAGGCTAAAGAAACTTACGCGCCAAGTTTCGTCAGGTTTATGGGAGTATGATCCTAGTACAAGAATGTGTCTGCAAAGCTAGCATAGTATCGAACCACAGGATCTGGATTTCCTGCAGCCAGAAAAGCACGCATTTTTACGCAGTAAATGATCTCGGGCGTTAATCTGAGATTAAACGGTTTAGATTACAGTATATCAAAATCAGTTTTAAACAACCTCAACCGTTAATTTGATATCCAACGGTTATGGTCATAAACTGCTTGGCGCAGTTACTGTACTATATCCTAATCTCAAACCATGGAGATAATAACAAGGAATAGTTTATTCCTTCTTATCCATTCTAGGAAGTTTTTGTTCGTATCTCGTAAGACTATAAGCAAAAGCCAATCCTTTCCCTTTGTCTTCACTTGTACCAACCCTTGAAAACATCACCAAACCATTtgagaaaatattaaattaaaaatcagCCGGCCGTAgtaaactaagaagaagtctttAAATGCTATTCACATTGTTAGCATTACATTCTCTACCTAACATCACATTGTGAAAGTATATGATGAAACAATTAGATTGCATAACTTTGAATTTTATGCTATGCTGAAGCGCGTGGCTCACTCGTTAGGACTCAAAGATCACACTGATAACAAAAGCTCCAGAATCAAGAAGAAAGGAAACAAAGGACACAAGGATCATCATCAATTCAGTTCAAAATCAAAGGATTTTGTTGTTAGAATAGCTCGCGGAGCTGGACAACAAGATGTTTATAACCACGCGGTTCCTGTTTACATGTTGATGACAAAGTATCCAGGTATGTGTGTAGCTAGTCCAGATGTTTTCAAATCTCCTCACCAATCTGTGTTATGGAAAGAAGACCTTTTGCTTCCTGGTCATAAGTATATCTTAATATCTTTCAAAGATGTCGATAAGCTCAAAAGAAAGCATCAAAAGAAAGATCAAACCAAAGAGACTAATGAGCTGGTGGAGAGAGAGAAACTTGATACAAAATCTAAGTCTCCTAGAGGAGACAAACACAAAGAGGTAGATGGTGTTGTAGAGGGTTTGAAAGTGAGAACAAAGATGAATGAACCTATGATGGTGGATGGAGAAGTTTTAGAGGACTCTTTTATGTATGCAAAGAAATTTTATAATCCTAAGGAGAAGCCAAACAAACCTTTAAGAAAAAGAGGATTGAGACCAAAGAAAACTTTTGTACCACCTTTTCCAAAGACAAGACAATTTAGAAGTTTGGGTTGGAAACCTAGTCTTCCAACTGTGAAGGAAGTCTCACAATGATTTTGTATATTGGTTTTTTGTTATACTTTTTTCCATAACTCTTTGTTTTGTGTCGGTGTCGTGTATATTGGTTTATTGTTATACTTTTTTCCATAACTCTTTGTTTTTTGTCAGTGTCGTGTTGGTGTCTGACACTGGACATGCCTTCAATCAGAAGTGTCAGAGCTACATAGACTATGTGTGTCACTTCTTTGTGGATTGAATAGATAGATAGTGTTACTTTACATCTTGTTAATAAAATCTACATTTTCCACCCccccgttttttttttttcctgtaatACAGATCTTATTCATACACATGGAACTTTTGTATATATTAGAGAGAAGAAAAAGGGGTAGGTTAAGGTGAATTTGGCTCCTCCAAAGTGAATAGTTGGTAAAGTGAAATAATAGGTGGTTGATGTTTCAATCATCCATGATTTGTTATGTACATGCATATAATACAAAACATTGATTTTTCATCCATCGATGATATAATCTTATTTTTAAGGAGCTGAATCCGATTAAAGAATGTttcaaattgaatataaaaataagttcCATTGTTTAAGTTTCACAAACCAAATGTTCACTGCAAACGTAAGTTAATCCGGTTGATTAGAATTCAACTCAGATCCCATAGAGATTTGCGTACGAATTCCGCCACCAACGTGAATAGCTCTCGGGACCCAACTCacctaaattattttatataaaattaaaaagaccCCAAAGGTTCACcatgttaaataaaataatctgaAGACGAAGCTTTTTTGTCTTCTAACCACTAAATACTCACTCCTGTAGTACCAAAGAATGTTTCAACCAGAGGATTTTAAGCacagaaaagaaaaaccaaaatgattaaaatgaatttattaaGTACATACATTGAAACTTTTTCTCAATATTTTCTCTGAACTTTCATCCTTCAAAGTCTAAAGATTGCTATATTATTTCAACTTAGCTAGAGAAAAGTAACATGTCTACAATTTCTTCATTCTCAATTTCAATCATAGTCTTGACATAGAAACCAAACACCAAAAATTTCATCCCTTGCCAATGTTCTCCGAATTTCACCACAAATAACAATCTCAAGATGGGGCTAGTGAATTGAATTAAGTAACCACATACATATAACTTGTTTTTTATATCTTGGAAATGCACACTCAAAAAACATTAGACAAAAGCTTCGTCAAAATCCACGTGTAAATCACCGATAAGGTAGCGCCAACCGGAATAGTAACTGCCCATGAAGCGCAAATCTCCTTCACAGTTTCTGATCTAACACTGTTAAGTCCCCTCGCGAATCCAACTCCCATTACTGCACCAACTAGTGTATGTGTTGCTGATATCGGTAGCCCTAGCTTAGAAGCAAACAGAACCACTGAAGCAGCCGCAAACTCGGCTGCAAATCCTCTCGTTGGTGTAAGttctgtaattttctttccaattGTAGCTATCACTCTATAACCCCACATCATTAGCCCGGCAACAATTCCAAATCCACCCCATGCAAGAACATCAATCGGAATAACTATCTCGGCTCCTTTTGCAGCGCCTTGTAGAATAGCTAGAGCAGCGGCCAATGGACCTATCGCATTGGAGACATCGTTTCCACCGTGAGCAAATGACATGAAACACGCTGATAAAACTTGCATGTAGCCGAAAACTCCATAAACTATTTCAAGTTGAGCACCCTTAGGACCTGTAATATCAGAGAAGAAGCCTATGTTTTGATGGGCAGTGTCATCATCTTTTGGCTCAGATTGTGTAGTATTTGGCTTATCTAGAAGATGTCCGAGTTGTTTTCTGATAGTTCTATTAACCAGGAAAGCGCCGACGGTTCCACAGGCTAATGCCTGGCTTAGAGCTATAGGAAAGGTCTTGCTAAGAGGGAATGCAGAAAATGAAATTCCGGTTACACCGAGAAATACAGCAATTGGTGCTGATGCAGCTGCTGCTTGTCCTGGGTTATTTGCACTGTATACAAACTGTATGGTTGAAAAAGATTAGTAGTTGAATGAGAATGAATTTAACATATCTGTTTCGATTAACAGTTTAATTAAGCGTTCATAGCATATACATTTTTCATATACGTGTCTATGTATAAAcgatttaaataataaaagataaaataaagtcttATTGTTTCATATAAGCTCCCGCGAAAAGCAGAGGTTGACGAAGATCCGAAAGTCCATTTTTTATTACCTCCCTGGGTTTATTAAGCTGTTTTCATAggtagcttataaaaataagctaatatCAACTTATGTATACGCCGTAAGCTGTTTTTATAAACTCTCCCGAGCAGTATCTCAAGAGCTTATGTTAGTAGATAAGCTCACATAAGTCGATCCAAACAGGTCTCCACTTAATAGATAACCCTGAAGTAAGGATGAAGTACATGCCGATCGAGAAGAAACAAATGTTGCATTAAAGAGCTTACCCTTCGGATGCATTTGTAGACGAGAAATGAGACTGCTGCTCCCAATAGAGGCGAGAAAATCCATGAAGAAATCACTCTAGCCAATGAACCCCAGAAAACAGCACCAGCACCTCCATACACTAGGCCAAACCCTACCATTGCTCCTACTATACAATGTGTAGTAGATACCGGCCAACCATAATATGATGCAAACTGCATATCACAAAACATAAGTAGGTGATTAAGTTCATCGGATTCATATAATGAAAGCAtagtttttattcatttttttctgtTGTTTGAACATAAGCATTCTCTAGAAATGGGGTCATAACAATATAATCAATTTTAGCCTTAGTTAATTTTATAGAAtcaattaattcaaaatcaaattttattactGCATAACCAAACACACATATCAGTAATGATTTGCTCTTCTGCTGAAGTTTTCAAATGggatcataagtcataacaatACCAATATAGAGGCCAATTTTAATTCCcactttgaaaattttcaatctGGCTTTGTAAGTATGAGCATGTTGAGATTACTGTTATACACaatttaaattgcggttgcatTATAGGTAAAAACAATTGCGGCCGTGTGGATTATTACTACGTACGAAAATTAGTTTTCATAATAACTCAGAAAACTCGATAACCAGTTACAGATAGTAAGTACTAAGCATGTTGTTTTAACTAAACAATGAGACAAGCCTTGTCTTTGCTGATGCACATTTGAGTTCAATGTTTCCAGTTTCCTCATACACTAAAAAAAGACAATTTTGGACGCAATTCTCAAagaattttcttaatttatatgATGCTGTTTTTGTTTTATCCTTTTGGCCTTTACTTTCCAATGACAGCAACAAAGCAAtgcataaaaaaacaaaaatacagaTTAATTTCCATGTAGCCGCATAACATAAGCAATATCTTGATACTTAAAAAATGTACACTAAGGAACTTACCAATGTCATAGAAATGACACGTTTCTAATGGAAAAAAAGAGAATCATGTGTTTCGTTGTCTTTGAAATTTCAGCCAGGAAATCCTACATTCCTAACCAAGGTTTTACCTTTTTACTGCGGAAAATTGTTGTCAAGAGTCCTACATCGATTGTGAGATGGTATGAATAAATGTTTGtaagtgagggcaatcctcaccttacaagcccgattttgtaaggttgagttaaacccaactcccaattctaaaatggtatcagagcctcctcCACGATCCACCAAGCTACCTGATATCAGGTTTCTGATTAggccacccaccatttatatccgcgcaccaagcccaatagtgctggggtGAGGGGGTGTGTTCAGAATCCCACTCGGTTGTGAGATGGCATTGCAGTCGCAATGCAGTTGGTTGCATCTCTTCTGAGGGCAGCATATTATGGAAAATTGTGGATAAGTGCAGCCACACAGTCGCAATTGTTTTTACCTTTAATGCAACCGCAGTTGAAATTGTGAAtaacagttgtctcaacatGCTCATACTCACAAAACTagattgaaaattttcaaagtgTGAACTAAAAATTGGCCTTTATATTATGCGGTAATAAAAGATTGTCAAGTGTGAAGTGATTcatgtttggatacattcatCTAAAGGTGGATTAAATAATCAATTCGCAGCTAAAAACTATCTGTAGAGGTGGAAACTCTAAATTCTAACTTTAACTTAGAACGAATTTTGGAGATAATCAATTCTACTCTAGAATATCCAAAtacaacaaaatcaatttttcctcCTCCAAAAAATTGAACCAAGCGTACACTAAATTGTTACCAAACAATTAGTTTCAAGTGGTTAATATCTAagttgttaagaagtcccacatcggttgtgaGATATGTctataaagtagagacaatcctcaccttacaagccggttttgtagggttgatgttgaatattgccttgaaataatgtaaaaatcagaaaatcatgttttggtagattctgcctgctcacgcccaggcgtgggagctagcgcccaggcgtgaaaaactgggctgaacactgcctgctcacgcccaggcgtgggaggctgCGCCCAGGCGTAGTGCCTGCGGGCCTATATATTTGTTAtgcgttttctgacttttttaaggagattttagggtttcaaaggctaacaaaaaggctagggttaagagagatcatcttgggaagactctagggttagggaaacattctatcaccttgggaaacactttcatattgaatttcttggtcacgggaagaaattcgggcttagggtagatttaggaaaaactctaaattttgtaactcttgtggtgaatttcattgtaatcaaggaacaagtttgatagtggatcggagagctgctctctcccccagagtaggtcacattgactgaactgggtaaacaattctcttgtgttcctttttctttatcgctttatcttctgatttgtgattattattgccgatctcattatttgattgcttaatcgttatttgctccacacatcaattattttattggtgtgattcaatccgaattcacaacaattggcacCCACCGTGGGGCAAGGATCAAAGGATTAAggtatcatgggttctaagtgggaaattgagaagttcaccgggagtaacgacttcgggttgtggaaggtgaaggttAGGGCAATTTTATTAACTCAACAAAAGTGCGATGAAGCTTATGAGGAAGGCTATGAGAGTGCGGGAGCACTCATAGTCACAAGTTGGGAATCAATGGAGTTGAAGTCATGGATTTTGGATGCTCCGATCACATGTGTTTTGAGGAAGGAGTACTTTGAagccctagagctagttgaaggtggagtttgtTCATCTTGGAGACGGGAAAGCttataaggttcaaggtatggttgAATTTCTTTCACACAATGCGAGGTATTGTTCTTGAACTTTGTTACTAGTTGTGATTCTCATGGTGTGGATAAGTTGTGAAACTTCGGTTGGTTGTTAGTGACATTGGTTGGTTTTAGTTGTACTAGTGAAATGAAGTTTACTAGGTGGTGGAACTAAACCGGgaagtgttggagactaacaatgacTTGATGTGTGTTTCGGAGTAGTTGAAAAGTGTTACGTTACAAGGTGGAGgacatagtggatataccggtttgaggctttggtggaggaaactcggtttgaggtggaggtacatcaaagtggtatggctatggaGACCTTGTGTGGAAGCAACGGTGATCAAGCTTGGTAACTTGTTAGACTGCGGGAGGTAGTTAGACACAAGAAGAGTTTGAGGTTGcagcttgtgaaaccacctaaaaattccaaggttggttggaggcaagcaaatcttcaagagtacggaaagatacaatccggggtttgaagaTGGTACGGTGTAGCTTGTGGGttgtcctaaaaatccaagggcaattggaggcaagcatttttcgggagtacggagaggtagactccgggggCCGAATAGGGTGTGTAAActtggagagagcagcacggtggttgatgagAAGTCGGCATCACCAatgatttaaaggcaaggtggagaattgttgaatattgccttgaaataatgtaaaaatcagaaaatcatgttttggtagatTCTGTCTGCTCACGCCCAGACGTGGGAGCTAGCGCCCAGGCGTGAAAAACTGGGCTGAAcactgcctgctcacgcccaggcgtgggaggctgCGCCCAGGCGTAGTGCCTGCGGACCTATATATTTGTTAtgcgttttctgacttttttaaggggattttagggtttcaaaggctaacaaaaaggctagggttaagagagatcatcttgggaagactctagggttagggaaacattctatcaccttgggaaacactttcatattgaatttcttggtcacgggaagaaattcgggcttaggttagatttaggaaaaactctaaatcttgtaactcttgtggtgaatttcattgtaatcaaggaacaagtttgatagtggatcggagagctgctctctcccccagagtaggtcacattgactgaactgggtaaacaattctcttgtgttcctttttctttatcgctttatcttttgatttgtgattattattgccgatctcattatttgattgcttaatcgttatttgctccacacatcaattattttattggtgtgattcaatccgaattcacaacagttgagttaggcccaattctaagatggtatcaaagtCTCTCCACGATTCGCTGGGTCGCCTGCTATTAAGTTTATGATCGgatcatccaccatttatatccgagcctcaagcccaatagtgttgggcgcgAGGATGTGTGTTAAGTAGTCCCAcatagaggcaatcctcaccttacaagccggttttatagggttgagttaggcccaattcTAAGACAAGTGATTAGAGTCAATGGTTAATTGGCCTAGTTATGGACGAATCCTACCGGAAAAACCGAGTTAGAATATGTCTAGAACAATTATTGGCTATACTTTACTTACCTACCCACCAAACTCCAGATTACCACCCTTTTCCGGTGTTAAGGcgcacacatacacacacacactaaatTGTAAAACTAAAAGTGTTTACCTGTAACCAAGTACCAGCAGCAGCAAGTGAAGAAAGCAACCCTGCAAAAAGCAAAGAATCCTTCCCTTGAAAAACATTAGCAACAAGTATCCCTTTCTGCATTGTACTTGTGACATGAGTTCCCATCAACAATGCCCCTGAAAATTCCAACACTGCAGCTGTCAAAACAGCTTGCCTAAGTGTCAATGCACCAGATCCAACTGAAGTTCCCATTGCATTTGCAACATCATTCGCACCAATATTCCAAGCCATATATAACCCAAACAAAAGTGTTGCATATGATAACACTTTTGTCTTCAATGTTAAGCCTTGTCCTAAAGATGTCATAAACAAAGGAAAAACAAGTGCAGCCATTGCTATACATATTGTTATAGCAGAAGCTGTTCTTGATGATATGTTAAATGCTTTTGCCATTCCTGATACTTCACCATTATTATTCTCTTTCTCTCCATTTTTTGTTGCATTATGGTgttcaatttcttcttttgaacCTTCTTCTCCTTCTGCTTCTGCAAAAGATGATAAACTAGCAAAAGGGTGTGTGAGTTTACAGTTTCTCAAACTTTTTGTTATGTTTGTTGAAAAAGGAAGAGTCTTGACATGAAGAAACTCTCTAAGAAACAAAGGTGAAGTATTTTTGAAGAGAAAAACATGAGAATTTCTAAGGTAAAAAGAAGatattgattttgttgtttgtttggttaaagAGAAACCACAAGAGTGATTCAAATTCATTTCGTAATGAAagcaagaaaaaatataatgaagtgTGTTTTTTTGTGTGATTATTCAGGAAGATTCTTTGCCATAGGAATGAAGAGGAAAGTGGAAGAGTGGTAATGGTGGTGAAGAAAGAGTGAAAGGAATGTGATGGAAAAAAGCATTTTGATATTTGCAATTTTGTTAAAGAGAAGAATAAGGTGAGAGTGGATTTGGATGCTTGCTTTGGTTGATAGAAGAAATGAGTGGTGAATGGAGCTTCTTGAGGTATTGTAATGTTTGTTAAATCTTTGTCAACCATAAAAATAGTGGGAAATTAGTATTTTTATGGTTGAAATTTtggaaaatgaataattttgatataACATTATCTAGAGATAAAAGAATACGACATTTTGTGTCTATGTGTGTTACACGTGTATAGATTAGCATGATTTGTAGATTccctgtttttttgttttgtgtgtgTTGTTTGCAATACAACATTTTTGAAAATTCTATTGGAATTGAATCTTAGGTAAAATTTGATTCATGTAATTTGTATAGCTGGAATATATGGTTAATTTGttggaattaatttaataatttaatcatataacATGCTCTCAATAATAAAGATTAAAActataatcttactttagtgcggaagtCAAATAAACATAGGAGCATGTATCTTTAAACAGGATCTAcaacatgttgatttatcaagatTATTGAAATAGtaataggaatacctggatgatGAATCCATTAGATGAATTAACCGCAGAGTCTCTCGGTAGTAATCTTGAAACACAAAGAGAGACGGACGACGAGCATCCGTTGGCTTGtatggttcttcctcaaccggtacccTAATGTCTTaattctcttcagatggggagaagagattATTTGCTTATGTgcggtatattggggaccatagcctatatatagtgtgatggccaattagggttcccattattcagAAATGGGCCATCATGACATTCACTCATATTTAGtccatatccaattaattaattaattaattctaaatagaaatctaattagccttttactttatttgattacttaatcaattaaggctcctaattgataaatagctaatataattatataaagatatttgcccacataatattattgaaatattataaaatattccaacaatctcccacttgggctACATATCGtaataattatatcattattccTTAGGCGCGCATCCGAATGCTATTCATCTTTAGATTTCAACTTTACAATCTGATACATCTCATACACCAATAATGGGACCATCACGGCTGTCGTCACTGACTATAACGTGACTGAACCCCGACGACCACCACATCAATGTATTAGACGACATAGATCTGATATGGATGAGTGGCATGGAAATTTCATGCAATGTGATCTTTATATCATGCCTATTTCCa encodes:
- the LOC123924485 gene encoding inorganic phosphate transporter 2-1, chloroplastic, whose translation is MNLNHSCGFSLTKQTTKSISSFYLRNSHVFLFKNTSPLFLREFLHVKTLPFSTNITKSLRNCKLTHPFASLSSFAEAEGEEGSKEEIEHHNATKNGEKENNNGEVSGMAKAFNISSRTASAITICIAMAALVFPLFMTSLGQGLTLKTKVLSYATLLFGLYMAWNIGANDVANAMGTSVGSGALTLRQAVLTAAVLEFSGALLMGTHVTSTMQKGILVANVFQGKDSLLFAGLLSSLAAAGTWLQFASYYGWPVSTTHCIVGAMVGFGLVYGGAGAVFWGSLARVISSWIFSPLLGAAVSFLVYKCIRRFVYSANNPGQAAAASAPIAVFLGVTGISFSAFPLSKTFPIALSQALACGTVGAFLVNRTIRKQLGHLLDKPNTTQSEPKDDDTAHQNIGFFSDITGPKGAQLEIVYGVFGYMQVLSACFMSFAHGGNDVSNAIGPLAAALAILQGAAKGAEIVIPIDVLAWGGFGIVAGLMMWGYRVIATIGKKITELTPTRGFAAEFAAASVVLFASKLGLPISATHTLVGAVMGVGFARGLNSVRSETVKEICASWAVTIPVGATLSVIYTWILTKLLSNVF